The following DNA comes from Notolabrus celidotus isolate fNotCel1 chromosome 12, fNotCel1.pri, whole genome shotgun sequence.
GCACATGAATGATGCAGCTTTAGTCACACTGTGTACATCCACTCATTAtttgcttctttattttttcaaaccCTGTCTCTTTTGTCTTTGCCTCTTCCCTGCAAtctgtctcttttcttcattttgtaCATCATCACTTATTTACAGCTTCCCTCTTGGCTTAATCTTttttgtcctctctcctctctctctctgtctcttgtcTATTATCCCcgttccttcctcctcctcctcatcctcctcctcctctgtcccctCCTGATCTTTTGTCTATGTTTGCCCTCTCGCCAGCCTGGTCCCTGTCTCTGTCGGACAAGGAGAGATTTATTCTGAGCGGCTCTGCAGACTGCTACGTGAAGATCTGGGCCCTGAGCATTGGTaaccacacaaacatacacatcaAACGTGCATACGTGTGTGTATTCAACTAGACGTAGCCTTGGGGCACTATCTTTGAAAcacatgtgtgcatgcattgtaatcaatacatgtctgtgtgtgactggtgGTCAGTGTCCCGGTAATGAAATGAGTGTTTCACCATTACCTTCAGGGCAGTGTGTGAAGTCGATCTACACCTTTAACGCTGTGACTGCGCTCTGCTTTGTGCCAGAAGAGGACGGCTACATTATCACTGGGTCAGGTGGGTTTCTCTGTGGAAAAGAGGCAGTTTATCACTTCAGATTTGTCTCTTGGACCTACCCCAGTGCATGCATGTTTCAGAGCATATAAGCAGAATCTCACACTGCTGTTCTCTGCCAGTGAatcagtgtgtgactgtgtgagtgtgtggtgcAGGGCAATCGAGCTAAATCAGAAAGATGGAGGCACAGAGTTTAGGGCAGTCGGGCTCAGGTGTGTCGAACCGTGACCAGCAATAATAACTGCCAGCCACCTGTCAGCTCACGTTaacctcactctctgtctcccccCCACACCTCAGACGGGGGGAAAGTTCAAGCCTGGAGCTGGCACACTTTCCAGAACTGCCAGTCAATCAACGCACACCAGGAAGCAGTCACCTCCATCCAGGTGGGTCACTCACTCAGTCACGTATTGGCCATGAAATCCAGGACGCCGGAACTGTTTGTTATGCACAGCTTAGTTTTAAAGAGGGAgctgtttttccacaaacacGACAATGTTTCTTTCCGACTAAAAGCTCACTCAAGCAGCGTCAAACTCCTGATTTAATTTATGAAAAAGCTTCTTTCAGGAAATCAGGCATCTACTTTActtcactctctttttttcatgtttattgcCTTCAAATCAAAGATATTAGTTGAGAAGTAAGCTGTGGAGCTCGGTTAATTATAGAAAGCACACTGTACACACTTGAAGCAAAAAGcatttttataaatattgaAATCTAGAGCTGTATatgcacttttattttcttcttcaattTGCAATCATCAAAATAAGCCCGAAGCATTAAAGTGCAGCACATCATTGTCATCCCCTTTGTGTTTATCATGCAAAGCGCACACTCCACTTATAACCAGCAGCGAAGTAGGAAAGTACACTTTGAAACTGTTCACACACTCCTTCTCcgtttacacaaacacacataaacacatgtgCACACGTGCTGGGTAAAGACTCAGATCGTCATGACAACCGTGTCTCCCGTGCCCTCCACAGTCTCAGGGTCCGCTGGTGTTCAGTGGCTCAGCCGAAGGAGGGGTGTCTGTGTGGGAGAACCGGTGTTGTGATCAAGACCCCCTAAGGCTGCTGCATCACTGGAGCGGACAGGTGACGGGGTGCGGAGGGGACCCGGGGGGGCGCCTGACCCTCAGCCCACGAGGAGACCGTGTGTTCCTGGCCCACGGTCGAGCGTGGCTCAAGATCCTGCATTGGAGGAGTGGTAAGTTCAGGAATTAGATTGGCAGAGAtagagcgtgtgtgtgcgtgtgtgtcagaTGGAGAGAGAGCTTGAAAAAAGGAAGGCAGATGCAGGAACATTTGCATAATCCTTCCACCTAACATCTGTCCAATTACCACAGGAACCATGTCcagactgaccaatcacagcagcATCACCGGGGTAACAGATTGTGTTCACCAGGCAGGAGGCCTCCTAATTGGCTCCTGCTATGATGTGGCGAATGGAGAGAGCTCGCTGAACAGTGAGTCCCAGAGTAAACCATGTgaaaccagaagttcctcactcCACTCTGAGTGGGTGGAAGCACTTTAAGACAAAATCGAAAccactttgttttcctctgctaACCTTCTtcactccctcccctccctccagtGTTCTCATTGCCTCAGTGTCGCTACCTGGCCTCTCTGACCTGGCCTTGCGCTCCCAGAATCCTCTGCTTTGCAGCATGGACCACAGGGAGCGGTGACCACCGGTGGGTCACTGGAGGTCGAGACCTCATCGTATGGGAGCAGCTCCCCAGCTGTGGGAAGCAAAGGTGGGCACAAGACGTGTCAAAACTACTCACTTAGAAAGAATGGATTCTAAACTGCAAaattattttccttatttgCATATTCATCATTTCCTCCAAGGTCACAAGCATTGCTAATTCTAAAGCTATTCTGGGATTTACAATATGCTAATGGCTTAACAGATCTTGACACACACTTCTGCTGGTATTAGGTGTTAAACGAAGTGTGGGTGTGAATGTTTTAGGGGTGACGTCACAGTGAGGAGAGACAGTCGACTGGAGTCCTGCTCACTGGAATCAGAGGGGGACACAGAAGATGACGAGGAGACTGATggtacacacgcacacacacacacacacacacacacacatacacacacacatacacacacccattaCAACAGATTTACAATTTCACACCTTTCCATGTCTTAACGAGTAACCATGGAATCGCAGATACACTATTATCTTAATTATAGATGATCCGTATCGTGACAAATCCTTCTGACCTGCTTGTCAAATTTAGATTACGAAGAAGACAACGATGAAGAAAGAGACAGTGGCTGTGATGTTACAGAGGACGAAGGGTCTGGCTCGTGGCTGCGCTGCGTTCTTCAGTGAGAGACAGTTTCTCACACCATGGACACCACAGCCTCCagccaggaggaggagaagggagggaggggtgatgGCGAAGGAGGGTGCAGGGGAGCGAAGTGTGacagtgtcagagagagagcatatggatggaGAAAGTGTGAGAGTgcgtttttgtgtgtgtgtgtgagcagataGTTTTCCATGTAAATATTATCTCCATGTATAATAAAGCTGTCACAGTGTGTTTCATGCCTCCAAACGTGTctctcctgttgtcttttaaaaaacCCAACCTGACCCTGCCTCTTCTTCACACAGCAGATCATCACCCTGCTCTGcagcctgtttaaataaatgtaaattaaattttattccatctttattcccctccttcctttcttcctttcgttcctccctcctcctcctcctcctcctcctcttgtctgtgtgtctgtctctttctctctggggTGTCCttgctgtttttgtaaacaTAATTGAAGAGCTAAGAAAAAATCTCCCGCCTCTAAAATGAGCTTATTAATGTCGTCCTCAGTATCATTTCTGTTTGCCTCGTCAAATCCATTTCTTTTCCTCTGCGTCCATTTAATtgaagcctttaaaaaaaaaacataattagcATTTAAATCTCTTTCCTACAGTCGCTTGCCTTCCTcacatcgctctctctctctcctctctgactttACCAGACTCTACATGTCTCCGTCGCCTCGGCAACCGAtgcttttttccctccctcacttgctctctgtgtctcccccctttctctctctgactccctctctcattccctctctcttcactgCCAGAGGTAGGCATGATAACTGATATGTGTCGGAGcgcgtgtgtgtttctgtccgtctctctctctctctctctctctctctctctctcgctctctctgtgtgtgtgtgtgtgtgcgtgtgtgtgcgtgtgtgtgtgcgtctgtgagTGACATTTCTGTGGCATTTGGGCAGCAGTTGTAGATAGGAAGTTACCTCTCCTCGCTCAAAGTGCCACATAGAGTGTTGGCTCCATGCATGACGCCTCTAATGATGATGAATGTGCTCcgctcaggtgtgtgtgatctgtaaatgtgtgtgacagAGCAGAACAGACAATGAGTgtgtacttttgtgtgtgtttttgagcgCAGATGTGGATGCAGTATGAACATGTGGCGCATAATTGAGCGTTAAATTTAAAGTCCAgggttgtgagtgtgtgtgtgtgtgtgtgtgtgtgtgtgtgtgagagagagagagagagagagagagagagagtgtgtgtgtgtgtcctctagAATAGTGACAGAGTTGGCTTCCTGCCAGTACATCttgatgtttttcatgtttacaTGTCTTTTATCTGCTAAcattaaagaagaagaataagaagctGGACCCTCcccctttctctccttttctctctccctctctctctttatctctctctctcttaccccTCTGTCCttccacacagagagagatgatcgGAGCAGCAGAGTCTCAGTGAACAGAGCGAAGCGATGGAGAGATGGTAAGATGGAATATATCTGAGCTGAAGGAGAGATTTATGGGGGGGCAGATGCTTAGAATGTCTTTGTGAGTGATAGCTGGCATCATTTTCTGAGCTGATGAGGTCGCGCAGGGCGCCTGTAGACAAAAAGATAACTTCTCTGTCACTCCTCTATCTCTCATTCTTTTTCTCCTACACTTTTCTTCCagctccatctctcctgtcgCACGACTGACCGCCCTCCGctgcctcctctccctcctcctggtTGCTCTGGTGACACAGCCCTCCACCTGTAACCGTGACGACAGAGAGGGcgaggaggagcaggtggacGCCCTGTCGGTCCAGCTGTCTGTCACAACCCAGGTCACACCCACCCCTCTGTGGGCGGTGGTCTGGGGTCCAACTCAGCCTTTGGAGGATGAGACCTACCACTTCCTCTCCAGCCAGGAAAATGACCCTCTGCACCCGCATCCTCGCGGGAGACAACTGGAGGACAGCACTGCCACATCCGAGGAGTGGCCTTATCCCAGCGCGAGCATGCAGCCCAGAGAGGACGCACCGCTGGAGTCGAGAGACCAGGAGGGATCTGAGGACGGAGGAATGGAGGTGGAGTCTGAGGAAGGTGGGCATCTGGACTTGCACATGGAGAATTTCTAAATAAAGGTGTTCACGAGACACAGtccatgtgaacacacacacacacacgccacaaAGTCCTCCAGGGAATGAGCTGTCAGCAGGGTGAAGGCTGACAGGGAGCTGTGTGCAGCCGGCTGTGTCTGCGGCGGGGAATGCCTAATAAAGTTCTCATCACTCAGAGGCAGGAATTGGCCGCTGTCAGATTGTAAGATTCAGAGAAGACGTCATCACATTAGACTAAGAGTTGAGGCCAGTATTTCTACGCATCCAATTTCATATTCAGCTGGCCTCATtgatttcttctgtttttccgGATACAAATAGACACATGCATGGTGTGAGAAATTAATATGAGAATCTGAGaatctgtgtatgtgtgcgcgtgtgttttACAGTGGATCCACAATTCTACGTCACCGTGACCATCTCATCCCTTCTGATCTTGACAGCAGTCGTCATAACTGCAAAACTCTGGTAGGAACCTAATCCCTGTAtaatttctctgtgtgtgtgcgtatgtgtttgtttttatattattgtaAGGACCAATCCTTGACTGACAACCTTTCTTGGGAGGACGTTCTTCCTCATGTGGATATTTTGCAAAGTCCTCTCAGAATGACACACTGGGATGATCTCCTTTGGCCCTAACCAAGATATTCTGAATTTTGAAGTCACATCTCAACTCTCTACTCTCTTCTGATGCTTCATTTCATAATCAGTGGAAATGATAGTCCATGTAAAGAACTGTCCTCACAAAATATTGAAGACATGTacgtgtgtgcttgtgtgtgtatacagTCACATCATTTAAAGTGAATTCTGCTGAATGAGTGTGAATGATACTCTGCCAGTATGAGCTGGACACCTGTCTTATAACAGGGAGGACTATACTGACTTCCTGAAGATTTCTTTTTAAGTAAAACTGAACAAGATGAAGATGTGATCATTTTTCAAGTTTTGGAATTGGACACTTAAAGAGAAAAGGTTGAATCTACAACTATTGTAAAGACGCTGTTCTTGTCTTTGTTCTAACAGAAAGTTAAATTGGGACATATTGATGTCAACAGTAGATTCAACTTGGATTAGGACCATCAGGTTAGGTCATGAGATCAATCTGAGGTGTCACAAGATGATAAGCAGGAAAAATATTCATATTACTTGGTTTTATTGGTTTATCTACAGATGTCAGTATGAACTTTGCCTTTAGAATTATCAGTCACTGTAAAATGGTAACAAGGACTGATTGCTTCTATTTTGATCGAGTTGTAATCCGTTGGTACATCCACACAGTGAGGAGGAATATCGAGTggcatattttaatattatctgGCTGTGTGTAGGTGTTAGAGATTAGATTGAGCAATTTCTATTAAAGAAGGGGGGGTTTAATACTCTTAATGATTATTGAAGGCATGCCTGCTTGTATTAAATGATTGGTCAAGATGTAAACCTGTGGAGAGCGCCAGATGTGCCAGATGTTTGGGTGTCATTGAAGACCTTGACTATTGCATTTCAATCGTGCATGCTGCACATAATGAGTCGACACACTGTATTCCCTCTTGATAATGAGATCATATTCATTATAAATAAGGATTTAGGAACAGTATGGTATTCCTGGAAGTCACATGTTGCACAGATTTGTCATTTTACCATTGCACTAATTCCTCTAAGCATTAGTATGTGCAAGACAAAGGCAGACCTGTTGTCATGGCGATAAAATGGCTTCACTGATGTCAATGTTCTTTAACAGCCATTAGAGCTCTCCCAGCATGTAAACACAGGGTGGGGGGTAAACACAGGGTGTGGGTAAACACAGGGCGGAGGTTCTGCATGCGCTTCGTTCTCAGGCCTCGTAGTGAGTGCTCGCAGCACACATGGCCATTAGCCGGGAATGGGGAGTCATCTATGTGATGTAGTGGAGCACTGCCACGCTTTGCTGATCAAACCAATAACACCTCGTTTATTTGACCACTGGgactcctctcctttctcctcctgctcttcacACCCagctttttcttctctgtcttcattttttCCTTCCTCACTAATCCATACTTGCTCTGCCCCCTTGTTACTGTAATTCTCTTATCTGCTCATCTCATTATTATAtcataattttacatttcattgcCTGAATCTGTATAATTTGTTCGTCTTCACATCCCTTTTTCATACTCTCGCTTAATCTGAGATTTGCTCCCACACCCCTACATTATCTCCCCTCACTCTCCCTCTTAagtctccctctgtccctcctccTGCTGAGGGCTCCTTCCCCTTTGCCTCCTAGGGAT
Coding sequences within:
- the si:ch211-154o6.3 gene encoding WD repeat-containing protein wdr-5.1 isoform X2; protein product: MKRQVEDAPEALPSQTPPASKILKGEEESKTREKPAPAARQRETGRAAETGGWQERTKPIEMSDHCPNASGGRPDQDNERLRQQEEAEFTSLQSSWEKARFRLRLLEGHNDIVTCVVAVDNLVVSGSRDTTVKVWHVPTATEHKNLGGHTGGVTCLSAPPPEYCRRLAWSLSLSDKERFILSGSADCYVKIWALSIGQCVKSIYTFNAVTALCFVPEEDGYIITGSDGGKVQAWSWHTFQNCQSINAHQEAVTSIQSQGPLVFSGSAEGGVSVWENRCCDQDPLRLLHHWSGQVTGCGGDPGGRLTLSPRGDRVFLAHGRAWLKILHWRSGTMSRLTNHSSITGVTDCVHQAGGLLIGSCYDVANGESSLNMFSLPQCRYLASLTWPCAPRILCFAAWTTGSGDHRWVTGGRDLIVWEQLPSCGKQRGDVTVRRDSRLESCSLESEGDTEDDEETDDYEEDNDEERDSGCDVTEDEGSGSWLRCVLQ
- the si:ch211-154o6.3 gene encoding WD repeat-containing protein wdr-5.1 isoform X1, with protein sequence MGEVRKLHKKLRQIENLEIKISLTSEERFKISRKAELRSRLAELQLQLSGPQQTLGIVGDGKKEKMKRQVEDAPEALPSQTPPASKILKGEEESKTREKPAPAARQRETGRAAETGGWQERTKPIEMSDHCPNASGGRPDQDNERLRQQEEAEFTSLQSSWEKARFRLRLLEGHNDIVTCVVAVDNLVVSGSRDTTVKVWHVPTATEHKNLGGHTGGVTCLSAPPPEYCRRLAWSLSLSDKERFILSGSADCYVKIWALSIGQCVKSIYTFNAVTALCFVPEEDGYIITGSDGGKVQAWSWHTFQNCQSINAHQEAVTSIQSQGPLVFSGSAEGGVSVWENRCCDQDPLRLLHHWSGQVTGCGGDPGGRLTLSPRGDRVFLAHGRAWLKILHWRSGTMSRLTNHSSITGVTDCVHQAGGLLIGSCYDVANGESSLNMFSLPQCRYLASLTWPCAPRILCFAAWTTGSGDHRWVTGGRDLIVWEQLPSCGKQRGDVTVRRDSRLESCSLESEGDTEDDEETDDYEEDNDEERDSGCDVTEDEGSGSWLRCVLQ
- the pianp gene encoding PILR alpha-associated neural protein, yielding MERCSISPVARLTALRCLLSLLLVALVTQPSTCNRDDREGEEEQVDALSVQLSVTTQVTPTPLWAVVWGPTQPLEDETYHFLSSQENDPLHPHPRGRQLEDSTATSEEWPYPSASMQPREDAPLESRDQEGSEDGGMEVESEEVDPQFYVTVTISSLLILTAVVITAKLCYDRSCSQHPPPLSRGVAPPLSLALPRSLASEDSRQTLHSTSSSFTDRER